One Brassica oleracea var. oleracea cultivar TO1000 chromosome C7, BOL, whole genome shotgun sequence genomic window carries:
- the LOC106304985 gene encoding WAT1-related protein At5g47470: MKKEMIEEVVIVGGLVMVQFVYAGNSLLMSYLMSLGLGPFTIVIFSTFATFLILSPFAILFERKQWPKELSARLIGKLVLISFAGVTLFQSLFLEGIRLTSPAMATAMPNLAPGLIFFIAWIVRLEKMNMKCVYSKLKILGTLLCVFGALTMSLMHSASIIQDEKDNASIFVFDRDRVVGCIYLLGAVFVLSTNVVLQASTLAEFPAPISLSAITALIGVLITMLVQLLQNQSGKVLTRSLISIGNLVGFSLLGGMVSGACVSFNGWAMKKRGPVMVSMFSPFATVISVGFSVLTLGESICLGSVGGMALMFMGLYLVLWAKGKEGFSQIESFECEFDAKKPLLS; the protein is encoded by the exons ATGAAGAAGGAGATGATAGAAGAGGTGGTGATTGTAGGAGGTTTAGTAATGGTACAATTTGTATACGCAGGCAACTCTTTGCTCATGAGTTATTTGATGTCACTCGGTCTCGGCCCTTTCACCATTGTCATCTTCTCTACCTTTGCCACTTTCTTAATCCTCTCCCCTTTCGCCATTCTCTTCGAAAG GAAGCAATGGCCAAAAGAGCTTAGCGCTAGGCTGATTGGTAAGCTAGTTTTGATCTCCTTTGCAGG GGTTACTCTGTTCCAGTCTCTGTTTCTGGAAGGAATCAGGTTGACGTCACCAGCAATGGCCACAGCGATGCCTAATCTCGCTCCTGGTCTCATTTTCTTTATTGCTTGGATCGTTAG GTTGGAGAAGATGAATATGAAATGCGTGTACAGCAAACTGAAGATCTTAGGGACATTGTTGTGCGTGTTCGGCGCTTTGACAATGAGCTTAATGCACAGCGCTTCGATCATTCAAGATGAAAAAGATAATGCTTCAATATTCGTGTTTGATCGAGACAGAGTCGTGGGATGTATCTACCTTCTCGGAGCTGTCTTTGTCTTATCCACCAACGTCGTCCTTCAA GCTTCGACGTTGGCTGAGTTTCCAGCACCGATTTCGTTAAGTGCGATAACGGCATTGATCGGAGTGTTGATAACAATGCTGGTACAGTTATTACAAAACCAGAGCGGGAAAGTACTTACTAGATCACTCATTAGTATTGGTAACCTCGTCGGTTTTTCTCTTCTG GGAGGGATGGTGAGTGGAGCATGTGTTAGCTTTAATGGATGGGCGATGAAGAAACGTGGACCGGTTATGGTTTCAATGTTTAGTCCTTTCGCTACGGTTATCTCAGTTGGTTTCTCTGTTTTGACATTAGGAGAGTCCATTTGCCTTGGAAG TGTGGGAGGAATGGCGTTGATGTTTATGGGACTGTACCTCGTGTTATGGGCTAAAGGCAAAGAAGGATTCTCACAAATTGAGAGTTTTGAGTGTGAATTCGACGCTAAGAAGCCTCTTTTGTCTTGA
- the LOC106306141 gene encoding protein transport protein SEC16B homolog isoform X1, with the protein MASASQYMMEDQTDDEDFFDKLVDDSYSPSQAQAQAQASSSAKQLTFDDGSDSDDVRAFSNLSVANGSVGDGDGTLKEADPGNDVAKEGSSKEEPSSEEDVVHSDANKLSDDVVRSEVDDVPLSETAKESKVVNEPGTHGVKEIDWGAFAADSSVNDGRGFGSYSDFFTEFDGQLQGKAEVDVVAGGNLAASNDTNNTSVVASAGFEQHQGEMLQDSTSGQYVDNSQSWENMYPGWKYDANTGQWYQVDASINSQGSYGNSANNWEAVASTDDSTSAVAGTAWNQVSQVVNGYPEHMVFDAQYPGWYYDTIAQEWRSLDSYNQASQTAGAGQALDQQVQNGHSLTAMYHSNTENSMYNVNDTKQTFKGQEFGIQSQQGSWDQSYYANNQQATKAWQSENGGQAEAAASLPNFGGNQQVNNLYRTGSVAEQFKPNEIGVQGFIPQHMNVASVTQNGPLSFSNDFYNGQQQYVDDVQSFQSNQLFSPSAGRSPDGRPPHALVNFGFGGKLIVVKDDNGSLQNSSFGSQKGTGGSYISLLNLAEVISGSASYSSAGDNSLSYFSCLNQQSLPGPLVGGNVGNKDLHKWLDERIMNCESSDMDFSRGKLLKMLLSLLRISCQYYGKLRSPFGTDTTQKETDSAEAAVAKLFAFAKKDAVQNGYAPFSQCLQQLPPESQLQATASEVQNLLASGRKMEALQCAQEGHLWGPALVIAAQLGQQFYGDTVKQMALRQLVPGSPLRTLCLLVAGQPAEVFSTGSTGDLSFPGSPQQQAQFGSSSMLDNWEENLGVITANRTTDDELVITHLGDCMWKERGEIIAAHICYLIADKNFDQYSDSARLCLVGGDHWKYPRTYASPEAIQRTELYEYSKTLGNSQFILLPFQPYKVIYAHMLAEVGKLSAAQKYCQAVLKCLKTGRSPEADTWKQCVSSLEERIRIHQQGGYTANLAPTKLVGRLLNLFDSTANRVVGGMPPPAPHSTTGSLQAKEYHQQQQEATKLPYSQSVNTMSSLMPPASMESLHESGGTGRRTAVHTRSVSEPDFGRTPIQDLADSPKEKVEGVTKLKSSGSVAGSRFSRFGFGMLKDTVGRVLQARSSSKEAKLGAENQFYYDDKLKRWVEKGVEPPAEEAALPPPPKLGTYKNNSLGYENKSDMNQPSGNWSSGGPTPAENSSGIPPVSQSSNQFSARGRMGVRARYVDTFNQGRGNSQTMFHSSSMPSPKPPIPAKAKFFIPATPASSSNGHATEPAASETRQEENSGDEVAASSGAPPQMTMQRFPSMNNIQMNGLGISANGDHHPPPASRRTASWSGNFNTSFTSPTSPSTFKPVLLNGSSIVEELQEVEL; encoded by the exons ATGGCTTCGGCTTCTCAATACATGATGGAGGATCAAACGGACGACGAGGATTTCTTCGACAAACTTGTTGATGATTCCTATTCTCCCAGCCAAGCTCAGGCTCAGGCTCAGGCTTCATCTTCTGCTAAGCAGCTGACATTCGACGACGGTAGTGACTCAGATGACGTCAGAGCTTTTTCGAATCTCTCTGTTGCTAACGGTTCTGTGGGTGATGGAGATGGAACATTGAAGGAAGCAGACCCGGGGAACGATGTTGCAAAGGAAGGCTCAAGTAAAGAAGAGCCTTCATCGGAAGAAGATGTCGTCCACAGTGATGCAAATAAGTTAAGTGATGATGTGGTGAGATCGGAGGTGGATGATGTGCCACTGTCTGAAACAGCTAAAGAAAGCAAGGTAGTTAATGAGCCCGGGACTCATGGGGTTAAGGAGATTGATTGGGGTGCGTTTGCTGCAGATTCTTCAGTAAATGACGGTCGTGGGTTTGGTTCTTACTCTGATTTCTTCACTGAGTTTGACGGACAGTTACAAGGAAAGGCGGAGGTTGATGTGGTCGCTGGAGGAAACTTAGCAGCATCTAACGATACGAACAACACAAGCGTTGTTGCCTCGGCAGGTTTCGAGCAACATCAGGGTGAAATGCTTCAGGATTCTACAAGTGGGCAGTACGTGGATAATAGTCAATCTTGGGAAAATATGTATCCTGGATGGAAATATGATGCAAATACTGGCCAATGGTATCAAGTTGATGCAAGCATTAATTCACAGGGGAGCTACGGAAACTCAGCAAATAACTGGGAAGCCGTTGCTTCTACTGATGACTCAACATCTGCAGTGGCTGGTACAGCTTGGAACCAGGTTTCACAAGTGGTCAATGGATATCCAGAACACATGGTCTTTGACGCGCAGTATCCAGGGTGGTACTATGACACAATCGCTCAAGAATGGCGTTCCCTGGACAGCTACAACCAGGCTTCTCAAACAGCTGGAGCTGGTCAAGCTCTTGATCAGCAAGTTCAGAATGGTCATTCTCTTACAGCCATGTATCACAGTAATACTGAGAATAGCATGTATAATGTGAATGATACAAAACAAACATTCAAAGGCCAAGAATTTGGTATACAGAGCCAACAAGGAAGCTGGGACCAATCTTACTATGCCAACAATCAGCAGGCTACGAAAGCATGGCAATCAGAAAATGGAGGTCAGGCTGAGGCGGCTGCCTCGTTACCAAACTTCGGAGGAAACCAGCAAGTAAATAATTTGTACAGGACAGGATCTGTGGCTGAACAGTTTAAGCCAAATGAGATTGGAGTTCAAGGCTTCATCCCTCAGCATATGAATGTGGCTAGTGTCACGCAAAATGGACCACTGAGTTTCTCAAACGATTTCTATAATGGACAGCAGCAATACGTAGATGACGTTCAGTCATTTCAGAGCAATCAGCTTTTCTCTCCAAGTGCAGGAAGATCACCTGATGGGCGTCCACCACATGCACTTGTCAATTTTGGATTTGGAGGAAAGCTCATTGTTGTGAAGGATGATAATGGCTCACTCCAGAATTCATCGTTTGGGAGTCAG AAAGGAACTGGTGGAAGCTATATCTCTCTCTTAAACTTGGCAGAAGTTATTAGTGGGAGTGCCTCTTATTCAAGTGCTGGGGACAACTCGTTGAGTTACTTCAGTTGTCTGAATCAACAATCTCTTCCAGGTCCCTTGGTTGGAGGGAATGTTGGAAATAAAGACTTGCATAAGTGGCTTGATGAGAGAATTATGAATTGTGAATCTTCCGATATGGACTTTTCAAGAGGGAAGCTTTTGAAGATGCTTCTTTCTTTGCTCAGAATATCTTGTCAGTATTATGGGAAACTCCGGTCTCCTTTTGGAACTGATACAACGCAGAAG GAAACGGATTCTGCCGAGGCAGCAGTCGCTAAACTTTTTGCATTTGCCAAGAAAGATGCCGTGCAAAATGGTTATGCTCCTTTTAGCCAGTGCTTGCAGCAATTACCACCTGAATCACAACTCCAA GCAACTGCTTCAGAGGTGCAGAATCTTCTGGCTTCTGGTAGGAAAATGGAAGCTCTCCAATGTGCACAAGAAGGTCATTTGTGGGGACCAGCACTTGTTATTGCGGCACAACTTGGCCAACAG TTCTATGGTGACACTGTCAAACAAATGGCCCTTCGCCAACTCGTACCTGGGTCTCCCTTACGGACATTGTGCCTGCTGGTTGCAGGGCAACCCGCTGAAGTGTTCTCCACTGGAAGTACAGGCGATCTCAGCTTTCCTGGTTCGCCTCAACAGCAAGCCCAG TTTGGAAGTAGCAGCATGCTTGACAATTGGGAAGAAAATCTGGGTGTAATAACGGCCAACAGGACCACAGATGATGAACTTGTGATAACTCATCTTGGAGATTGCATGTGGAAAGAAAGAGGCGAG ATAATTGCAGCGCATATTTGCTATTTGATCGCGGATAAGAACTTTGATCAATACTCAGATAGTGCCAGACTTTGTCTTGTCGGAGGGGACCACTGGAAATATCCTCGAACATACGCAAGTCCAGAGGCTATCCAG AGAACAGAGTTGTATGAATACTCTAAGACGCTGGGAAACTCTCAGTTTATCCTGTTACCTTTTCAACCATATAAAGTCATATATGCCCATATGCTGGCTGAAGTTGGTAAACTTTCAGCTGCACAGAA GTACTGTCAAGCAGTATTAAAGTGCCTCAAAACTGGCCGATCTCCTGAAGCGGACACGTGGAAACAGTGTGTTTCGTCACTAGAAGAGAGAATCCGTATCCACCAACAG GGTGGATATACTGCGAATTTGGCCCCAACAAAGCTTGTTGGAAGACTGCTAAACCTTTTTGATAGCACGGCAAATCGTGTTGTTGGGGGCATGCCACCACCTGCACCACATTCAACAACAGGAAGCCTTCAGGCAAAAGAGTATCATCAGCAACAGCAGGAAGCCACTAAGTTACCATATAGTCAATCGGTGAATACAATGTCATCACTGATGCCACCCGCTTCAATGGAATCCTTACATGAGTCCGGTGGTACCGGGAGGAGAACGGCAGTCCATACTAGAAGTGTATCGGAGCCAGATTTCGGTAGAACGCCAATACAG GATCTAGCTGACTCGCCAAAAGAAAAGGTTGAAGGGGTGACAAAGTTGAAATCATCTGGGAGTGTGGCAGGTTCCCGGTTTAGTAGATTTGGTTTTGGCATGCTGAAGGACACGGTAGGGAGGGTCTTACAAGCTCGGTCATCATCGAAAGAG GCAAAATTGGGCGCAGAAAATCAATTCTACTATGATGATAAACTAAAGAGATGGGTTGAGAAAGGTGTGGAACCCCCAGCCGAGGAAGCTGCACTGCCTCCTCCTCCAAAATTAGGCACTTACAAAAACAACTCATTGGGTTATGAAAACAAATCTGACATGAACCAACCTAGTGGAAACTGGAGTTCTGGTGGGCCAACTCCGGCAGAGAATTCTTCAGGAATCCCACCAGTCTCACAGAGTTCGAATCAATTCTCAGCTCGTGGACGTATGGGTGTGCGTGCAAG ATACGTTGACACCTTTAATCAAGGTCGTGGAAACTCTCAGACAATGTTTCATTCATCTTCCATGCCATCCCCTAAACCACCAATCCCTGCAAAAGCAAAATTCTTCATCCCAGCAACACCTGCATCGTCTTCAAACGGCCATGCAACGGAACCGGCTGCTTCTGAAACAAGACAGGAGGAGAATTCTGGAGATGAAGTAGCAGCATCTTCAGGGGCTCCACCACAAATGACGATGCAGAGATTTCCAAGTATGAACAACATCCAAATGAATGGATTGGGAATAAGCGCCAATGGGGATCATCATCCTCCTCCTGCTTCCAGAAGAACAGCTTCATGGAGCGGAAACTTCAACACCTCGTTTACGTCTCCAACTAGTCCATCAACTTTCAAACCAGTCTTACTAAACGGTAGCAGCATAGTAGAGGAGCTTCAGGAAGTGGAACTTTAA
- the LOC106306141 gene encoding protein transport protein SEC16B homolog isoform X2: protein MASASQYMMEDQTDDEDFFDKLVDDSYSPSQAQAQAQASSSAKQLTFDDGSDSDDVRAFSNLSVANGSVGDGDGTLKEADPGNDVAKEGSSKEEPSSEEDVVHSDANKLSDDVVRSEVDDVPLSETAKESKVVNEPGTHGVKEIDWGAFAADSSVNDGRGFGSYSDFFTEFDGQLQGKAEVDVVAGGNLAASNDTNNTSVVASAGFEQHQGEMLQDSTSGQYVDNSQSWENMYPGWKYDANTGQWYQVDASINSQGSYGNSANNWEAVASTDDSTSAVAGTAWNQVSQVVNGYPEHMVFDAQYPGWYYDTIAQEWRSLDSYNQASQTAGAGQALDQQVQNGHSLTAMYHSNTENSMYNVNDTKQTFKGQEFGIQSQQGSWDQSYYANNQQATKAWQSENGGQAEAAASLPNFGGNQQVNNLYRTGSVAEQFKPNEIGVQGFIPQHMNVASVTQNGPLSFSNDFYNGQQQYVDDVQSFQSNQLFSPSAGRSPDGRPPHALVNFGFGGKLIVVKDDNGSLQNSSFGSQKGTGGSYISLLNLAEVISGSASYSSAGDNSLSYFSCLNQQSLPGPLVGGNVGNKDLHKWLDERIMNCESSDMDFSRGKLLKMLLSLLRISCQYYGKLRSPFGTDTTQKETDSAEAAVAKLFAFAKKDAVQNGYAPFSQCLQQLPPESQLQATASEVQNLLASGRKMEALQCAQEGHLWGPALVIAAQLGQQFYGDTVKQMALRQLVPGSPLRTLCLLVAGQPAEVFSTGSTGDLSFPGSPQQQAQFGSSSMLDNWEENLGVITANRTTDDELVITHLGDCMWKERGEIIAAHICYLIADKNFDQYSDSARLCLVGGDHWKYPRTYASPEAIQRTELYEYSKTLGNSQFILLPFQPYKVIYAHMLAEVGKLSAAQKYCQAVLKCLKTGRSPEADTWKQCVSSLEERIRIHQQGGYTANLAPTKLVGRLLNLFDSTANRVVGGMPPPAPHSTTGSLQAKEYHQQQQEATKLPYSQSVNTMSSLMPPASMESLHESGGTGRRTAVHTRSVSEPDFGRTPIQDLADSPKEKVEGVTKLKSSGSVAGSRFSRFGFGMLKDTVGRVLQARSSSKEQNFELRSSL from the exons ATGGCTTCGGCTTCTCAATACATGATGGAGGATCAAACGGACGACGAGGATTTCTTCGACAAACTTGTTGATGATTCCTATTCTCCCAGCCAAGCTCAGGCTCAGGCTCAGGCTTCATCTTCTGCTAAGCAGCTGACATTCGACGACGGTAGTGACTCAGATGACGTCAGAGCTTTTTCGAATCTCTCTGTTGCTAACGGTTCTGTGGGTGATGGAGATGGAACATTGAAGGAAGCAGACCCGGGGAACGATGTTGCAAAGGAAGGCTCAAGTAAAGAAGAGCCTTCATCGGAAGAAGATGTCGTCCACAGTGATGCAAATAAGTTAAGTGATGATGTGGTGAGATCGGAGGTGGATGATGTGCCACTGTCTGAAACAGCTAAAGAAAGCAAGGTAGTTAATGAGCCCGGGACTCATGGGGTTAAGGAGATTGATTGGGGTGCGTTTGCTGCAGATTCTTCAGTAAATGACGGTCGTGGGTTTGGTTCTTACTCTGATTTCTTCACTGAGTTTGACGGACAGTTACAAGGAAAGGCGGAGGTTGATGTGGTCGCTGGAGGAAACTTAGCAGCATCTAACGATACGAACAACACAAGCGTTGTTGCCTCGGCAGGTTTCGAGCAACATCAGGGTGAAATGCTTCAGGATTCTACAAGTGGGCAGTACGTGGATAATAGTCAATCTTGGGAAAATATGTATCCTGGATGGAAATATGATGCAAATACTGGCCAATGGTATCAAGTTGATGCAAGCATTAATTCACAGGGGAGCTACGGAAACTCAGCAAATAACTGGGAAGCCGTTGCTTCTACTGATGACTCAACATCTGCAGTGGCTGGTACAGCTTGGAACCAGGTTTCACAAGTGGTCAATGGATATCCAGAACACATGGTCTTTGACGCGCAGTATCCAGGGTGGTACTATGACACAATCGCTCAAGAATGGCGTTCCCTGGACAGCTACAACCAGGCTTCTCAAACAGCTGGAGCTGGTCAAGCTCTTGATCAGCAAGTTCAGAATGGTCATTCTCTTACAGCCATGTATCACAGTAATACTGAGAATAGCATGTATAATGTGAATGATACAAAACAAACATTCAAAGGCCAAGAATTTGGTATACAGAGCCAACAAGGAAGCTGGGACCAATCTTACTATGCCAACAATCAGCAGGCTACGAAAGCATGGCAATCAGAAAATGGAGGTCAGGCTGAGGCGGCTGCCTCGTTACCAAACTTCGGAGGAAACCAGCAAGTAAATAATTTGTACAGGACAGGATCTGTGGCTGAACAGTTTAAGCCAAATGAGATTGGAGTTCAAGGCTTCATCCCTCAGCATATGAATGTGGCTAGTGTCACGCAAAATGGACCACTGAGTTTCTCAAACGATTTCTATAATGGACAGCAGCAATACGTAGATGACGTTCAGTCATTTCAGAGCAATCAGCTTTTCTCTCCAAGTGCAGGAAGATCACCTGATGGGCGTCCACCACATGCACTTGTCAATTTTGGATTTGGAGGAAAGCTCATTGTTGTGAAGGATGATAATGGCTCACTCCAGAATTCATCGTTTGGGAGTCAG AAAGGAACTGGTGGAAGCTATATCTCTCTCTTAAACTTGGCAGAAGTTATTAGTGGGAGTGCCTCTTATTCAAGTGCTGGGGACAACTCGTTGAGTTACTTCAGTTGTCTGAATCAACAATCTCTTCCAGGTCCCTTGGTTGGAGGGAATGTTGGAAATAAAGACTTGCATAAGTGGCTTGATGAGAGAATTATGAATTGTGAATCTTCCGATATGGACTTTTCAAGAGGGAAGCTTTTGAAGATGCTTCTTTCTTTGCTCAGAATATCTTGTCAGTATTATGGGAAACTCCGGTCTCCTTTTGGAACTGATACAACGCAGAAG GAAACGGATTCTGCCGAGGCAGCAGTCGCTAAACTTTTTGCATTTGCCAAGAAAGATGCCGTGCAAAATGGTTATGCTCCTTTTAGCCAGTGCTTGCAGCAATTACCACCTGAATCACAACTCCAA GCAACTGCTTCAGAGGTGCAGAATCTTCTGGCTTCTGGTAGGAAAATGGAAGCTCTCCAATGTGCACAAGAAGGTCATTTGTGGGGACCAGCACTTGTTATTGCGGCACAACTTGGCCAACAG TTCTATGGTGACACTGTCAAACAAATGGCCCTTCGCCAACTCGTACCTGGGTCTCCCTTACGGACATTGTGCCTGCTGGTTGCAGGGCAACCCGCTGAAGTGTTCTCCACTGGAAGTACAGGCGATCTCAGCTTTCCTGGTTCGCCTCAACAGCAAGCCCAG TTTGGAAGTAGCAGCATGCTTGACAATTGGGAAGAAAATCTGGGTGTAATAACGGCCAACAGGACCACAGATGATGAACTTGTGATAACTCATCTTGGAGATTGCATGTGGAAAGAAAGAGGCGAG ATAATTGCAGCGCATATTTGCTATTTGATCGCGGATAAGAACTTTGATCAATACTCAGATAGTGCCAGACTTTGTCTTGTCGGAGGGGACCACTGGAAATATCCTCGAACATACGCAAGTCCAGAGGCTATCCAG AGAACAGAGTTGTATGAATACTCTAAGACGCTGGGAAACTCTCAGTTTATCCTGTTACCTTTTCAACCATATAAAGTCATATATGCCCATATGCTGGCTGAAGTTGGTAAACTTTCAGCTGCACAGAA GTACTGTCAAGCAGTATTAAAGTGCCTCAAAACTGGCCGATCTCCTGAAGCGGACACGTGGAAACAGTGTGTTTCGTCACTAGAAGAGAGAATCCGTATCCACCAACAG GGTGGATATACTGCGAATTTGGCCCCAACAAAGCTTGTTGGAAGACTGCTAAACCTTTTTGATAGCACGGCAAATCGTGTTGTTGGGGGCATGCCACCACCTGCACCACATTCAACAACAGGAAGCCTTCAGGCAAAAGAGTATCATCAGCAACAGCAGGAAGCCACTAAGTTACCATATAGTCAATCGGTGAATACAATGTCATCACTGATGCCACCCGCTTCAATGGAATCCTTACATGAGTCCGGTGGTACCGGGAGGAGAACGGCAGTCCATACTAGAAGTGTATCGGAGCCAGATTTCGGTAGAACGCCAATACAG GATCTAGCTGACTCGCCAAAAGAAAAGGTTGAAGGGGTGACAAAGTTGAAATCATCTGGGAGTGTGGCAGGTTCCCGGTTTAGTAGATTTGGTTTTGGCATGCTGAAGGACACGGTAGGGAGGGTCTTACAAGCTCGGTCATCATCGAAAGAG CAAAATTTCGAATTGCGTTCCAGTCTGTGA